A portion of the Gemmatimonadaceae bacterium genome contains these proteins:
- a CDS encoding DUF393 domain-containing protein, giving the protein MYDGHCNVCRRLVRMVTKWDRRGDLEILPSQTPGLHARFQWIPAHAFLESVQVVENGTGLTWQGAAALERLLDTLPKGPLISWIFSIPFARPIVERFYRWFARNRYRLGCGEHCQLREPNLDCKG; this is encoded by the coding sequence GTGTACGACGGTCACTGCAACGTATGCAGGAGACTCGTGCGGATGGTCACCAAATGGGACAGGCGCGGCGACCTGGAGATTCTTCCTTCACAGACGCCGGGTCTTCACGCACGCTTTCAGTGGATTCCGGCGCACGCCTTTCTCGAATCGGTGCAGGTGGTCGAGAACGGAACTGGATTGACGTGGCAGGGCGCGGCCGCACTCGAGCGGCTCCTCGATACCCTGCCGAAGGGACCGCTCATCTCGTGGATTTTCTCGATTCCATTCGCGCGGCCGATCGTCGAGCGATTCTACCGCTGGTTCGCGCGTAATCGGTACCGGCTCGGCTGCGGAGAGCACTGCCAGCTCCGCGAGCCGAACCTCGACTGCAAGGGTTGA